The Rhodanobacteraceae bacterium DNA segment AGGGTGGGAAGCAAGACGGGAACCGCGCTCAGCGCCGGCCGCGTCGAGGGCAGCGGCAGGCGTTCGCCGCTACTGTCCAGACACAAGCACCAACCCTCGCCGGAAAGCGCAAACTCGCAGTCCTGCGGCGCTGGATTGAACATCAGACAGAGTTCGGCCTGATCAGCGCCAGCGGGCGTCATTTCGCAAGCGAAGGCACGCTGATCCGCGTCATGCCAGTCACTCACACGCATGTCGCGACCTGCGGGCGTCAGCCAGCGCACGCGCGCCCGCTGCGGGTCAGCGGCATCGGCAAACCAGTGTGGATGCCGTAACAAGGCATGCCCCTGGCGCAGCGCCAGCAATGCACCGACCAGGGACGAGTCGTCTTCATCCGCGTTCCAGTCCAGCCAGGCCAGCGGATTGTCCTGACAGTAGGCGTTGTTGTTGCCACGTTGGCTGTTGCCGTGCTCGTCGCCCGCCAACAGCATCGGTGTGCCCTGAGCCAAGAACAGCGTGGCCAGCAGCGCGCGCCGCACACGACGGCGCTGCAGCATCACCTGCGGATCGGTGCTGGGTCCTTCGATACCGAAATTGTGCGCCGGCTCGTCATTGCGACCATCGCGATTGTCCTCGCCATTGGCCTGATTGTGCTTGACAGCGTATGAGACCACATCGGCCAGGGTTCGCCCGTCGTGCGCGCTGACGAAATTGACGCTCGCCTGAGGCCTACGCAAGCCGTGATGGAAGAGATCGCTGGAACCGCAGAAGCGCCGGGCGAATTCGCCGCGGCTGCTGCCGCGGCCGCTGCTTTGCGGTAGCCAGTAGCGACGCACACTGTCCCGGAAACGATCGTTCCAATCGAGGAATCGCCCCGGGAACCGTCCCACCTGATAGCCGTTCGGGCCGATATCCCAGGGCTCGGCAATCAGATGCACCGCGGCCAGCAGCGGATCCTGCTGCAGAGCAACAAAAAAGGCGGCGTGAGGGTCGAATCCGTGGTCGTCACGACCGAGCACCGTGGCCAGATCAAAGCGGAAGCCGTCCACGCCCATGGTTTCAACCCAGTAGCGCAGCGAATCCAGCACGAACTGGGTGACCCGCGGGTGGGCCACATTGAGCGTGTTGCCGCAGCCACTCCAGTTCTCGCAGCGGCTGCGATCATCGGCGAGCGTGCGGTACCAGTTCGCATTGTCCAGGCCGCGAAAGCTCAAGGTCGGCCCCAGTTCATCGCTCTCGGCCGTGTGGTTGTAGACCACGTCCAGAATGACGTCGATGCCGGCCGCGTGCAGTGCTGACACCATCTCGCGGAACTCGGCAATCAAGGCTGTCGGATCTTCCCCCGGGCCGCCCAGGCGAGGATCGGGACTGAAGAATCCCAGGGTGTTGTAACCCCAGTAGTTGACCCGCCCGCCACGGCTGAGGGCGGCCTCGCTGATGGCGTAATGCACCGGCATCAATGCCAGTGTGTTGACCCCCAGCTGGTGGAAATGGGCAATGGCCAGCGGGTGCGCCAATGCCGCATAGCGACCACGCAACTCCTCCGGCATGCCGGGGAATTGCATGGAGAAGCCCTTGACGTGAACTTCGTACAGCACCAGGTCGGTCACGCGGTGGCGCGGACGCGCTCCGACCAGGGGAGCGAATGGCTCGGCCACCCGCGCCTTGAGGGCAAGGATGGCATTGTCCTGCGCATCGAAGGAGCGGGCACCGTCCGGATGACCGAGTGCGTAGCCGTAATGGCTGTCGCGCCAGCGAAAGCGGCCTACGATCTCGCGAGCCCAGGGGTCCAGCAGCAATTTGTTCGGATTGAAGCGATGGCCGTGCTCGGGGGCATAGGCGC contains these protein-coding regions:
- the glgX gene encoding glycogen debranching protein GlgX; translation: MNVRLPDTLLPGRAEPFGAMVCAEGVNFSLWSEGATRVELCVFDHSGTRELRRYPLQAEEAGVHCGFLPGLGAGLVYGYRAHGAYAPEHGHRFNPNKLLLDPWAREIVGRFRWRDSHYGYALGHPDGARSFDAQDNAILALKARVAEPFAPLVGARPRHRVTDLVLYEVHVKGFSMQFPGMPEELRGRYAALAHPLAIAHFHQLGVNTLALMPVHYAISEAALSRGGRVNYWGYNTLGFFSPDPRLGGPGEDPTALIAEFREMVSALHAAGIDVILDVVYNHTAESDELGPTLSFRGLDNANWYRTLADDRSRCENWSGCGNTLNVAHPRVTQFVLDSLRYWVETMGVDGFRFDLATVLGRDDHGFDPHAAFFVALQQDPLLAAVHLIAEPWDIGPNGYQVGRFPGRFLDWNDRFRDSVRRYWLPQSSGRGSSRGEFARRFCGSSDLFHHGLRRPQASVNFVSAHDGRTLADVVSYAVKHNQANGEDNRDGRNDEPAHNFGIEGPSTDPQVMLQRRRVRRALLATLFLAQGTPMLLAGDEHGNSQRGNNNAYCQDNPLAWLDWNADEDDSSLVGALLALRQGHALLRHPHWFADAADPQRARVRWLTPAGRDMRVSDWHDADQRAFACEMTPAGADQAELCLMFNPAPQDCEFALSGEGWCLCLDSSGERLPLPSTRPALSAVPVLLPTLLVPAQALLVLARIDVPEGLQ